Proteins from one Staphylococcus sp. IVB6214 genomic window:
- a CDS encoding isochorismate synthase, with product MTVDAREQAIKEAIKQATEQWVSVEVKLSHAIDPMTLFDATKEAAGSRFYFRLNDNKTAFFGYRIATQIKNKQVDKQAIFKQWQKLRQNILFVNPENERHHLRLCGGFQFSDQRTDDVWQAFDQHHFILPEVLISQVDGETFLTYTVERNTFSMDMFLRLIERFEGLTPLRETNDMPEVLHIENVQQQEWQDLVERTVEQLANDEKIVLSRQRKIKFSSQIHIDTILQNALRNEKNSYLFVIEAGTDTFISQTPEQLFRVQDGMLSTKAVAGTLHRTQNSAEDAKRLQAFLQDEKNLGEHQIVVNSILEDIQPFVKEATYDATPKILKNDHLYHLFTEIGGPLEGHSHMSLVDGLHPTPALGGYPKSMAMAYIDEHEHAARGLYGAPVGMIDAYDDCEFIVAIRSMLLKGDEAILYAGAGIVKASDPAAEVAETALKFSPMMDALGVTDIG from the coding sequence ATGACTGTTGACGCACGTGAACAGGCAATCAAAGAAGCCATCAAGCAAGCGACCGAACAATGGGTTTCTGTTGAAGTTAAATTATCGCATGCCATTGATCCGATGACATTGTTTGATGCGACGAAAGAAGCAGCAGGAAGTCGATTTTATTTTCGTTTAAATGATAATAAAACTGCATTTTTTGGGTATCGTATTGCAACTCAAATTAAAAATAAGCAAGTAGATAAGCAAGCGATTTTTAAGCAATGGCAAAAGCTTAGACAAAATATATTATTTGTAAATCCTGAAAATGAAAGACATCACCTGAGACTTTGTGGTGGTTTTCAATTTTCAGATCAACGGACAGACGATGTGTGGCAAGCATTTGACCAGCATCATTTTATTTTGCCGGAAGTACTTATTTCACAAGTAGACGGTGAAACGTTTTTAACTTATACAGTAGAACGCAACACATTTTCGATGGATATGTTCCTGCGCTTAATCGAACGGTTTGAAGGGTTAACACCACTACGAGAAACGAATGACATGCCGGAAGTATTGCATATTGAAAATGTTCAGCAACAAGAATGGCAAGATTTAGTTGAACGCACAGTGGAACAGTTAGCAAATGATGAAAAGATTGTGTTATCACGCCAACGAAAAATAAAGTTTTCATCACAAATACATATCGATACGATTTTACAAAACGCACTGCGCAATGAGAAAAATAGTTATTTATTTGTGATAGAGGCAGGAACAGATACATTTATTTCACAAACGCCAGAACAGCTCTTTCGTGTGCAAGACGGAATGTTATCAACAAAGGCGGTTGCAGGAACGCTTCATCGTACGCAAAATAGTGCAGAAGACGCCAAACGTCTGCAAGCATTTTTGCAAGATGAGAAAAATCTAGGAGAACATCAAATTGTTGTGAATAGTATTCTTGAAGACATCCAACCTTTTGTTAAAGAAGCAACATACGATGCAACACCTAAAATTTTAAAAAATGATCATCTCTATCATTTATTCACTGAGATAGGTGGCCCTCTCGAAGGCCATTCGCATATGTCATTAGTGGATGGATTACATCCAACACCTGCATTAGGCGGATATCCAAAGTCGATGGCAATGGCCTATATTGATGAACATGAGCATGCGGCACGTGGTTTGTACGGTGCACCAGTTGGAATGATTGATGCATATGATGATTGTGAATTTATTGTTGCGATTCGATCGATGTTATTGAAGGGAGACGAAGCAATACTTTATGCAGGTGCTGGTATCGTCAAAGCGTCAGATCCAGCTGCCGAAGTTGCGGAAACAGCTTTGAAATTCAGTCCGATGATGGACGCGTTAGGAGTGACAGATATTGGATAA
- the menD gene encoding 2-succinyl-5-enolpyruvyl-6-hydroxy-3-cyclohexene-1-carboxylic-acid synthase: MDKHQQNLTEQVFHFASELYAYGIREVVISPGSRSTPLAIAFECHPEIKTWVHPDERSAAFFALGLIKGSDRPVALLCTSGTASANYVPAVAESDISRLPLVVLTSDRPHELRGIGAPQAINQVNMFGNYVRYQFDMPLADGTIGCIETNQYQLERASQYFDGPQQGPVHFNLPFAEPLTPDLSRKDLLTTHTYVPTHYQKTMDPTVLEKTLRQPKGLIIVGDMQHQDISQVLTFSTVYDLPILADPLNSIRSTKHPNVIATYDLLLRSGLSLDVDFVIRVGKPVISKKLNQWLKQTSAEQILVQNGADRDAFPKKPDYFFEMSANDFFRSLETIPTAYRKKWLNDWQTLEQQARAEVTAIQRHATGEAAYVSRLLEKLGKDDCLFVSNSMPIRDIDNLYFDNEARIYANRGANGIDGIVSTALGMAVHRSVTLLIGDLALYHDMNGLLMSKLNDIQMNIVLLNNNGGGIFSYLPQKEQAPEHFERLFGTPMHLDFEHVALLYGFGYQQITDLDTMSYMKLPKMTSHLMEVKTNREMNHEMHQQLYQCLGEVANVTL; this comes from the coding sequence TTGGATAAACACCAACAAAATCTCACAGAACAAGTCTTTCATTTTGCTTCTGAATTATATGCATATGGCATTCGTGAAGTCGTGATCAGTCCAGGGTCACGTTCTACACCATTAGCAATCGCTTTTGAATGTCATCCAGAAATTAAAACTTGGGTACATCCGGACGAACGTAGCGCTGCATTCTTTGCGCTCGGTTTGATTAAGGGGAGTGACAGACCGGTTGCGTTACTCTGTACATCAGGAACAGCAAGTGCTAACTATGTGCCGGCAGTAGCAGAAAGTGATATTAGTCGCTTGCCACTCGTTGTCTTAACAAGTGATCGCCCACATGAGTTACGTGGTATCGGTGCACCACAAGCGATTAATCAAGTGAATATGTTCGGAAATTATGTCCGATATCAATTTGATATGCCACTGGCAGACGGTACAATCGGATGTATTGAAACCAATCAATATCAATTAGAACGTGCGAGTCAATACTTTGATGGACCACAGCAAGGACCGGTTCATTTCAACTTACCATTCGCAGAACCATTGACGCCTGACTTGTCACGTAAAGATTTATTGACGACGCACACATATGTCCCGACACATTACCAAAAAACAATGGATCCAACAGTGTTAGAGAAGACGTTACGACAACCTAAAGGCTTAATCATTGTGGGGGATATGCAACATCAAGATATTTCTCAGGTTTTAACATTTTCAACAGTATATGACTTGCCGATTTTGGCAGATCCTTTGAATAGCATACGCAGCACAAAACATCCTAATGTCATTGCGACTTATGATTTATTGCTAAGATCTGGTCTTTCTCTAGATGTTGACTTTGTCATTCGAGTTGGCAAACCTGTTATTTCTAAAAAGTTGAATCAGTGGCTCAAACAAACATCAGCAGAACAAATTCTAGTACAAAATGGTGCGGATAGAGATGCTTTCCCGAAAAAGCCAGACTACTTCTTTGAGATGTCAGCGAATGACTTTTTCAGGTCGTTAGAAACGATACCAACTGCATATCGTAAAAAGTGGTTGAACGATTGGCAAACATTAGAACAACAGGCACGTGCTGAAGTAACAGCAATACAGAGACATGCGACAGGAGAAGCGGCTTATGTCAGTCGTCTTTTGGAGAAGCTTGGCAAAGATGATTGTTTATTTGTCAGCAACAGTATGCCAATTCGTGATATTGATAACTTATATTTTGATAATGAAGCACGTATTTATGCTAACCGTGGGGCGAATGGCATTGATGGTATTGTATCGACAGCGCTTGGTATGGCAGTTCATCGCTCCGTGACGTTATTGATCGGTGACTTGGCACTTTATCATGATATGAATGGCTTACTCATGTCAAAACTGAATGATATTCAAATGAACATTGTTTTACTAAACAATAATGGTGGTGGGATTTTCTCATATTTACCACAAAAAGAGCAGGCACCTGAACACTTTGAACGTTTGTTTGGAACGCCGATGCATCTGGATTTTGAACATGTTGCTTTGTTATATGGTTTTGGTTACCAGCAGATAACCGACTTGGATACGATGTCTTATATGAAGTTACCTAAAATGACATCCCATTTAATGGAAGTGAAGACGAATCGAGAGATGAATCATGAGATGCATCAACAACTTTATCAATGTTTGGGTGAGGTAGCCAATGTTACATTATAA
- the menH gene encoding 2-succinyl-6-hydroxy-2,4-cyclohexadiene-1-carboxylate synthase codes for MLHYNWYPSQRQTKQTLVMLHGFISDQTTFGQHIEPLTEDINLLLVDLPGHGQDTSSTAVIWDFEWIITQLHELLSRYSEYDLYLHGYSMGARVALGYATEYGEMLSGLILESGSPGLRDEEARVERQQVDRARARVLELANLEVFVNDWERLPLFQSQQFLPSQVQQRIRQMRLSQQPERLAKALVDYGTGNMPNLWPRLADIPCPVQIIVGEWDEKFVSIAEAMKQHFVQANINIVPEVGHTVHVEEYEKFDTIILAFILAN; via the coding sequence ATGTTACATTATAATTGGTATCCATCACAACGACAGACGAAACAGACGCTGGTGATGTTGCATGGATTTATTAGTGATCAAACGACCTTTGGGCAACATATTGAACCATTGACAGAGGACATTAATTTGCTGCTCGTAGACTTACCGGGACACGGTCAGGATACATCGTCGACAGCAGTCATTTGGGATTTTGAATGGATTATCACACAGTTGCATGAATTATTGTCACGATATAGTGAATATGACTTATACTTACACGGTTATTCAATGGGAGCACGTGTAGCACTTGGTTATGCAACAGAGTACGGTGAGATGTTATCTGGGCTAATCCTAGAAAGCGGGTCACCTGGACTTCGAGATGAAGAAGCTCGTGTCGAACGCCAACAAGTGGATCGTGCACGTGCACGTGTATTAGAGTTGGCAAATCTTGAAGTATTCGTCAATGATTGGGAGCGATTACCATTATTTCAATCGCAACAATTTTTACCATCACAAGTGCAACAACGTATTAGACAGATGCGTTTATCACAGCAACCAGAACGACTTGCAAAAGCATTAGTAGATTACGGCACAGGCAACATGCCGAATCTATGGCCGCGATTAGCAGATATTCCATGCCCAGTACAAATCATAGTTGGGGAGTGGGATGAGAAGTTCGTCTCGATTGCTGAAGCGATGAAACAGCACTTTGTACAAGCAAATATCAACATTGTCCCTGAAGTTGGACATACAGTTCATGTGGAAGAATATGAAAAATTTGATACAATAATACTAGCATTTATATTAGCTAACTAG
- the menB gene encoding 1,4-dihydroxy-2-naphthoyl-CoA synthase: MTQLRQWETLKEYKEIKYEFFEGIAKVTINRPHVHNAFTPNTVQEMIDAFSRARDDERVGVIILTGEGDQAFCSGGDQKVRGHGGYVGDDQIPRLNVLDLQRLIRVIPKPVIAMVKGYAIGGGNVLQVVCDLTIAADNAKFGQTGPKVGSFDAGYGSGYLARIVGHKKAREIWYLCRQYDAQQALEMGMANTVVPLDKVEDETVQWCKEILRHSPTALRFLKAAMNADTDGLAGLQQFAGDATLLYYTTDEAKEGRDAFKEKRDPDFDQFPKFP, encoded by the coding sequence TTGACCCAGTTGAGACAATGGGAAACACTAAAAGAATATAAAGAGATTAAATATGAATTTTTTGAAGGAATTGCGAAAGTAACAATCAATCGTCCACACGTACACAATGCTTTTACACCGAATACAGTGCAAGAAATGATTGATGCATTTTCACGTGCAAGAGATGATGAACGTGTTGGCGTGATTATCTTAACAGGTGAAGGTGACCAAGCATTCTGTTCAGGCGGTGACCAAAAAGTACGTGGTCACGGTGGTTATGTTGGTGACGACCAAATTCCACGTCTGAATGTATTAGACTTACAACGATTAATTCGTGTCATTCCAAAACCTGTTATTGCGATGGTTAAAGGTTATGCTATTGGTGGCGGTAATGTATTACAAGTCGTATGTGACCTTACAATTGCAGCAGACAATGCCAAGTTCGGACAAACAGGACCGAAAGTAGGTTCATTTGATGCGGGATATGGTTCAGGTTACTTAGCACGTATCGTTGGTCATAAAAAAGCGCGTGAAATCTGGTACTTATGCCGTCAGTATGATGCGCAACAAGCATTAGAGATGGGCATGGCAAACACAGTTGTGCCACTCGATAAAGTAGAAGATGAAACAGTACAATGGTGTAAAGAGATTTTACGTCACTCACCAACTGCACTACGCTTCTTAAAAGCAGCAATGAATGCAGACACAGATGGTTTAGCTGGTTTACAACAATTTGCTGGGGATGCAACATTACTTTACTATACAACTGACGAAGCAAAAGAAGGACGCGATGCCTTTAAAGAAAAACGCGACCCGGACTTCGATCAATTCCCTAAATTCCCATAA
- a CDS encoding aminotransferase class I/II-fold pyridoxal phosphate-dependent enzyme, with the protein MKLELNENSKYLKAPSIRQFSSKISQMTDVVNLTVGQPDFPMPEIVKEAYQTAIANNQTTYSHNKGLLETRQAVSDYYRTRFNISYDPESIIITNGASEALDTALRCIINPGDEILLPGPVYAGYIPLIQSLGGVPIFIDTRNTDLKITPELIEQHMTNRTRAIILNYPSNPTGMTLTENEVSALVDLLRTLPIFVISDEIYAENTFNTTHTSFARFPAIHDQLLLINGLSKSHSATGIRIGFLSGPQYLIDKLTFMHAYNCICANVPSQVATITALNEAIDAPKEMNSAYIERRNYLVSELTDMGLSLTSVPQGAFYIFPNIQRYTDDDMQFCVDVLEKAHVAMVPGSAFTDCGHGHIRISYAYDMAQLREGIRRLRAYLLETYPDKF; encoded by the coding sequence ATGAAACTTGAACTTAACGAAAATAGTAAATATTTAAAAGCACCGAGCATTCGACAATTTTCTAGTAAAATCAGTCAAATGACCGATGTAGTTAATCTCACGGTAGGGCAACCGGATTTTCCAATGCCTGAAATTGTTAAAGAAGCATATCAAACTGCCATTGCGAATAACCAAACAACATATTCACATAACAAAGGTTTACTTGAAACACGTCAAGCTGTTTCAGATTACTATCGCACACGCTTTAACATTTCATATGACCCAGAATCTATTATTATCACGAATGGTGCTTCGGAAGCATTAGATACTGCACTTCGTTGTATTATTAACCCGGGCGATGAAATTTTACTACCGGGACCGGTCTATGCGGGATATATACCACTGATTCAATCTCTCGGTGGCGTTCCTATTTTTATCGATACACGTAATACTGATTTGAAGATAACACCAGAATTAATCGAACAACATATGACTAACCGAACACGTGCTATTATTTTAAACTATCCATCCAATCCGACCGGTATGACACTCACTGAAAATGAAGTTTCAGCACTCGTTGACTTATTGAGAACTTTGCCTATTTTTGTTATCAGTGATGAAATTTATGCAGAGAATACGTTCAACACAACACATACATCATTTGCACGTTTTCCAGCTATTCACGATCAGTTGCTACTGATCAATGGTCTGAGCAAGTCGCACTCAGCAACTGGAATTCGAATCGGGTTCTTATCTGGCCCACAATATTTGATTGATAAACTGACATTTATGCATGCATACAACTGCATTTGTGCCAACGTACCCTCACAGGTGGCAACAATTACTGCATTGAATGAAGCGATAGATGCACCGAAAGAAATGAACAGTGCTTACATTGAACGTCGTAATTATTTAGTATCAGAATTAACAGATATGGGCTTGTCACTCACTTCAGTCCCACAAGGTGCGTTTTATATTTTCCCTAATATACAACGCTATACAGATGATGATATGCAATTTTGTGTCGATGTCCTAGAGAAAGCACACGTTGCAATGGTCCCTGGCTCTGCTTTTACGGATTGTGGACATGGACATATTCGTATCTCTTATGCGTATGATATGGCACAACTTAGAGAAGGTATACGTCGACTTCGCGCGTATCTATTAGAAACATATCCTGACAAATTCTAA
- a CDS encoding acyltransferase family protein — protein MANIQGRDAFFDNARAALIFLVVFGHLIHPYTSEQPFVTAIYLLIYSFHMPAFLFISGYFAKNVGREGYIEKVGKKLLGPYLIFYAFFSVYYFLTGQNSSVDLDVFSPVFALWFLLTLFSFNVILLVVRQFKPRYVLPIAILVAILSGFSTNIDGYLSWSRTLVFFPVFYIGYLLNNNFSYIIRQKKYMPVSLVVMVSFLILYYFHPIDSSWLLASSPYVQMAGFDIILSPLKRLLFYGVIFAAMMAFLNLTPEKHYWFTYIGSRTMYVYLLHGIFIGLIRGQHIYPFIDAHPALGLIYNFALSCFIVWIWSTDVVAKWTSPFVQLKSPASFTAYKK, from the coding sequence ATGGCTAACATTCAAGGAAGAGATGCATTTTTTGATAATGCACGTGCAGCATTGATTTTTTTAGTGGTATTCGGTCACTTGATACACCCTTATACTTCTGAGCAACCATTTGTAACAGCAATCTACCTATTAATTTATAGTTTTCATATGCCTGCTTTTTTATTTATTTCTGGTTATTTTGCCAAAAATGTTGGCAGAGAAGGCTACATTGAGAAAGTCGGTAAAAAACTATTAGGACCTTATCTCATTTTTTATGCATTCTTCTCTGTTTATTATTTTTTAACTGGTCAAAATAGTTCGGTGGATTTAGATGTATTTTCACCGGTTTTTGCCTTATGGTTTTTATTAACATTGTTTTCTTTCAATGTCATTTTGTTAGTCGTTCGTCAATTTAAACCTAGATATGTTTTACCGATTGCAATATTAGTCGCAATTTTATCTGGATTTTCAACTAATATTGATGGTTATTTAAGCTGGTCACGGACGCTTGTCTTTTTTCCTGTATTTTATATCGGCTATTTGCTGAACAATAACTTTAGCTATATCATACGTCAAAAGAAATATATGCCTGTATCCTTAGTCGTCATGGTGAGTTTTCTCATCCTCTATTATTTCCATCCAATTGATTCAAGTTGGTTACTCGCAAGCTCTCCTTATGTACAGATGGCAGGTTTTGATATCATTTTAAGTCCATTAAAGCGCTTATTATTTTATGGTGTGATTTTTGCAGCAATGATGGCTTTCCTTAATTTAACACCTGAAAAGCATTATTGGTTTACGTATATTGGTTCACGTACGATGTATGTCTACCTGCTACACGGGATTTTCATCGGCTTAATTCGTGGTCAACATATCTATCCATTTATCGATGCACATCCAGCACTCGGACTCATCTATAACTTTGCGCTATCGTGCTTCATCGTGTGGATATGGTCAACCGACGTTGTCGCCAAGTGGACAAGTCCGTTTGTACAATTGAAATCCCCTGCTTCGTTCACAGCCTACAAAAAATAA
- a CDS encoding acyltransferase family protein: MTNRNFSELERLKHPPRYLPGLDGLRAISVIGIIIYHLNVQWLSGGFLGVDTFFVISGYLITSLLLFEYENYGRIDLVSFWLKRFKRLIPAMLFVVLFSVIYVVLFEAEILKEIKGDAVAALIYISNWWYIFQDIDYFDQFKPMPLKHLWSLAVEEQFYIFYPLVLWAFLKIFKNKKWVLMTFFVISIFSAFWMFYLSMPDANNSRTYFGTDTRLQTLLLGVIFAFIWPAFKLKANPAKASRMFIDTLGSIAIVALLALFATVNEQQFWLYQGGFYAISLLTLIIIASVVQPKGLVAKAMGNPLFLYIGKRSYSLYLWHFVIITFVHKNFVAGQYPSYVYIIDVVLTIMMAEISYRYIETPFRRYGIRAFYMKEARLLSLVRTLLIFAAVVTVGMVLAGKLDHYAKQEQKMTEYKTEKKEIPKEAKTPVEKPKEKEEAFDPSKLSPLFIGDSLTVGMGYYLDEHYETPTIDAQVGRSISDALNVAPNYASYNKEGQIVVIQIGTNGDFNKEQIEALVKAYDKADVYLVNTTVPRDYRSHVNNLLEETAKKYKHVTLVDWYAVGVGHTEYFAYDGIHLEHPGIQRLVEELDKHIKENQSET; this comes from the coding sequence ATGACTAATAGGAATTTCTCAGAGCTAGAACGCTTAAAGCATCCGCCTAGGTATTTGCCGGGATTAGATGGTTTACGTGCCATTTCGGTAATTGGTATTATTATATATCATCTCAATGTCCAATGGTTATCGGGTGGCTTTTTAGGTGTTGATACATTTTTTGTTATCTCAGGATATTTGATCACATCGCTATTATTATTTGAATATGAAAATTATGGACGCATTGACTTAGTGAGTTTTTGGCTTAAGCGGTTTAAACGTTTAATTCCGGCCATGTTGTTTGTCGTGTTGTTTTCAGTGATTTATGTTGTATTATTTGAAGCAGAGATATTAAAAGAAATAAAAGGTGATGCTGTTGCAGCATTAATATATATTTCGAACTGGTGGTATATTTTTCAAGATATTGACTATTTTGATCAATTTAAACCGATGCCGCTCAAACATCTTTGGTCATTAGCAGTAGAAGAGCAATTTTATATTTTTTATCCACTCGTCTTGTGGGCATTTTTGAAAATTTTTAAGAACAAGAAATGGGTACTCATGACATTTTTTGTGATTTCAATCTTTTCCGCATTTTGGATGTTTTATCTATCGATGCCAGATGCAAATAATTCAAGAACTTATTTCGGAACGGATACACGGTTACAAACACTATTGTTAGGTGTCATCTTTGCATTTATTTGGCCGGCATTTAAGTTAAAAGCAAATCCAGCTAAAGCAAGTCGGATGTTTATTGATACATTAGGAAGCATTGCAATAGTAGCGCTACTTGCGTTGTTTGCCACTGTGAATGAGCAGCAGTTTTGGCTTTATCAAGGTGGGTTTTATGCAATATCATTACTCACATTAATCATTATTGCGAGTGTTGTTCAACCAAAAGGTCTTGTCGCAAAAGCGATGGGGAATCCGCTCTTTTTATACATTGGGAAACGGTCATATAGCTTGTATCTATGGCATTTTGTAATTATTACATTTGTTCATAAAAACTTCGTAGCAGGTCAGTATCCATCTTATGTCTATATCATTGATGTCGTACTCACAATAATGATGGCTGAAATATCATATCGCTATATTGAAACACCATTTAGAAGATATGGGATACGTGCATTCTATATGAAAGAAGCACGCTTATTGTCACTTGTTAGAACGTTACTCATTTTTGCAGCCGTTGTGACAGTTGGAATGGTTCTGGCTGGAAAGTTAGACCATTATGCAAAACAAGAACAAAAAATGACTGAATATAAAACGGAAAAGAAAGAGATTCCAAAAGAAGCAAAAACGCCTGTGGAGAAACCGAAAGAGAAGGAAGAAGCTTTCGATCCTTCGAAGTTGTCACCATTGTTTATTGGAGATTCATTGACAGTCGGTATGGGATATTATTTGGATGAACATTATGAAACACCTACAATTGATGCACAAGTTGGACGTTCTATTAGTGATGCGCTGAATGTCGCACCAAACTATGCATCATATAACAAGGAAGGCCAAATTGTTGTTATACAAATTGGAACAAACGGTGACTTTAATAAAGAACAAATTGAAGCACTGGTGAAAGCTTACGATAAGGCAGATGTCTATCTCGTGAATACGACAGTTCCAAGAGATTATCGTAGTCATGTAAACAATTTACTTGAAGAGACGGCAAAGAAATACAAACATGTCACATTGGTAGATTGGTATGCTGTCGGTGTCGGACATACAGAATACTTTGCTTATGACGGCATTCATTTGGAACATCCAGGTATTCAAAGACTTGTAGAAGAATTAGACAAGCACATTAAAGAAAATCAATCAGAAACATAA